The genomic region GGTAGGGTCGTCAACTCGGTCCCACGACAATCTGGCCGAACTTCGCCTACCCCGCCGTGGCGCGATACGCCGAGCCGCTCGCCTCTCCCGTGCCAGTACGGGGTCGAGCACGATGCCCGGGCAGGCCACCTTTGGGTCAGAATATGGCGGAAAAGCAGACTGATTTCCAATCGCCGTATCCTTCCGGCGTCAGCCCGGCAAGGCCCGGGAAATTCAGTCTTTTACGCGCGCTCGTTGCTCGTACAGGTTACGGCACTACGCTCGACCACTCCGATTGGTCCCCGGACTCGAATCCGTCGGCGAAGATCAGACTCGGGCTGTCGAAATACACGTCGTAGAACGGTCCGGCGTACGAGGTCCAGGCGATGGCAGCCTCATTGGCCGGCGGGAGCGACGGATTGATCCCGATCGCGGGACGCGGATAGTAGTCGTACCCACTCACCGTGGAGCCCTGGTCGACGTCCACTGGGTTGCTCCACGCGGTCGGACTGTCGAAATTGGCCCAGCTGTACCACACGTCGCCGCCATCCGGATTTGGCAGATTATGCCTGTAGACCGCGTGGAATCGTCCCGACGCGACGTGGCTGGCGGCAACATCGACGTGGCTCTCCCCTTCGTATGTCCAACCCGGCATCGACCCCCACCAATCCCAGTTCGCCCCGCCATCCGTCGAGTAGGACACTTGCACATCGTTGTCGGGAGCACCGTAATCGGTAGTATTGAGCACGACGATGGTATTGGAGTCCCACGCGGCCGCAATCGCGGGATCGGAATCGTTGCGGTCCGAGGTCGTCACCTGGACCGGAGTGCCCCAAGCACCGGTAGCACCATAATTCACGTTGCTGGTGACCCAGATCTGCGGCGCCCATACGCTTCCCGTCCAACCCGGTTTGCTGAACGCAACGTACACGTCGTCGTTGTTCGCGCAATAGGCAATCTCCGGTCTCGACTCGAGTCCGGTGTTCTCGGAGCCCCCGGTGATGTTCTCGGGCGTGCTCCAGGTCTCTGCCTGATCGGTGCTGCGGGCGAAGAAGACCGGGTAGTAGTCGATCGAAGGTTTGGCATAGGTTACATAGAAGTAGACGCCCCCCGTGAAATCTGGGAAATCGGTCGTGATCTGCGGGTGGAGCTCGTTTGCCGGTGTCGTCCACACGATGCCGCCGTCGATGGTCGTGGACGACCAGTTGGAGGTGTCGTCCGGATCGACACGGATTGCCTGCAACGAACGAGATGAATCGGAAGTTACGAGCTCGTACACGAAAACCAGCCACTTCTGGCCGTAGTTCTCTATGTAGGCCAGGGCCGGGTTGCGGGAGTGCGATCCGTGAACGAACGAGATGAGCCACGACCAGGAAAATCCGTTGTCCGTCGAGTGGTAGATGAGAATCCGGCCGGTTCCCAACTCGTCCACGGCGACGAAAAGATGACCGTCGGGAGCGGAGGCGACCGACGGTTTGCCTTCGTCGACCGTCGGGTTGGTCACCAACGCATCCGATGGCAGCCACTTGAGAAACTTGGAATTCAGTGTTGTGGGCGGAGCCTGGTCAGCGATTGGTCCGACGGACAGGCCTGCAATTGACGGCTGATGCGACTGCAACGTGGCGACTGACGCCGATCTCCCGCGAGTCCCCCGGTCGAATTCCGACTCTACCGCGACAACGGTGGTTCCAATTCCGAACAGAATCATCACAACGATTGCTACAGTCCATTGTCCTTTCACAGTTCACCTCCACGCGGTGATCGGTCACAGAAGAGCCTTTGAGACGCAAGATTTCTCTGAAATGCCTCTGCAGTTACAAGATTCGTCTCGAAATTTCCTCTTACCATGGCTGGTTGGATCTCATTATCGGTCTGACCAAACGCGATGTCAACGGAACATCGGTGACCCGGTTGACGACATCGTCGTCCCAGACGACGATGGAGTCGCTCACGACATCGAGGGCGGCCGCACTGACGCACAACATCACGAGCACAAGGCCGAGCGTCGGCCAAGCCGAACGAGCCATGATCCCTCCCCAAAATCTGCCGGGACCCGCGATTTATTTTTCAGGCAAGTTCGTGAACAGGCTCTACCAAGATTGGAGACCCATCGAAAGTTCGGTGGTATGCATCATGGACGTGTCGCTGTTTCGGAAGATTTGTTGGCACGTAGTGTGAAATGCCGAACCGATCACGAGCACTGTTCAGTCCTCGCGGGTCTATTGCTCGAGGTCGATCACCGAGTAGCGGATCAATCGCACAGTGAATGTCGCCGAAACTCCCTCGTTGGACAATTGGTAGATCGCGTGCGTCTCCTTGTGCGAACCGCCGACCCCGCCGGCACCCGTGCCCACTTCAGTTTCCCCGGCGCCCGCCTCCACCCCGGCACCGACCTCCAGCTTGCCACTGGCCAACTTCTTCAATTTCGACTCGTCGAAGAACAGGACGACCAAACGGTAGTCCCGGACGCCAAGCCCCCCTCCGACATCTAGTCGCGACACCTTGAGGTAGGTTCTTTCGCCGGTCTTTTCGTCGTACACGACGCCGATGCCGTCGCCAGCGCCCACAAGCGGGACCTTCGCCATCCGTTTAGAGAAGACAGCGTGCCCCACGGATTTATCGAGCTCGGCTTGAACCTCGGGTTGCTTGTCGACCAGCTCGGCAAGAGTCTGCTCTTCGAGCTCCACCAGGAAGTCCCGCTTCTCCTGCGCGGTCATCGAGCTGTAGGTGCTCTTGCACCCTATGGCCAACACCAATGCCAGCACCACCACGCTCAGTCTCGTCGCTCTAACCACATTCACGCTCGCTCATCTGCCGTTCAGCACTTCACCAACGGTCCCTCTCACAGCTGACCCTCAGGAACGATGCCGAATACCCACAGTTGAAAGCGCTGCCAGCTGTTCTGCGCCGGCTGTTTCTTCACGATCCCGTCGGTCGACTCCCAATAGAGCTCTCCGGTCTCGTCGAGGTGGACCCGCCAGCTGTTCGCCGGATCCATGTCGCGCTCGGCGATTGCCGCCACCTCCGCGGCGAGCCCCGGGCTGTCGACGATCATCCCCATCTCGGTGTTGAGCTGGATGGAACGCGGGTCGAGATTGAGCGAGCCGATGTATACGAACCGTCGATCAACCACGGCCGTCTTGGTGTGCAACCCGGCGAAACGGGCGGTGACCGGATCGGTGTCGACGATTCCCTGCTGGATCTCGGGGTGGGCCCGGAACTCGTAGAGCTCGGCGCCCGCCTCGAGGAAGGGTCTGCGGTATTTCTTGTATTTGGCCGTCACCGCCGGCACATCGTTCGAGGCCAGCGAATTGGTCAGCATCCGCACTCGCACGCCCCGTTCGGTGGCGTTGCGTACGATTTCCATCATGCGCTCGCCGGGGATGATGTAGGCGTTGACAACCAGTACCTCGCGTTGCGCCTGGGCGACGATGTCGGCCAACCTCGCGACCGCATCCTGGGTGGGAGCGGGGGAGTTCGGAATCAGGCGGTCATACTCCACCGTCGAGCTGCCGGGAGACATCCGAGCCACCAGGTCCTCGAGCGATTCGCTCCAGTCCTTTCGCTCGATGGGAAACATTTCCAGCTCGTCGGCTTGACGGAGCTCCTCGAGCCTTTTCATCCGCACAGGCTCGATCGCCGCCCATGATGACTCTTTGACGAACACCTCGGCTGCCATGACCTGGTCGCTGCTCCAGAAGTGGTCGAAGATCTCGGAGGACTCGGTGGCCTCGTCGCCGAGCACGACGACGTCGAGGTCGTGAAAGTTGTATCGATGGTGGAGGCCGAAGTAGTGATCACCGACGTTGCGACCTCCGAGGATGGCCATCTGGTTGTCTGCGATCAGGAGCTTGTTGTGCATCCGGTGGTTGAGGCGATTGAGGTTCGTGGCGGACTCGAATCCCCTGCTGATGCCCTTGGTCGCCCACGGGTTGAAGATGCGGATCTCGATATTCGGGTGCGCACTCAAATTCGCGAGACCCTGTTTGCCCTTGAGGAAAAGCGTGTCGTCGACCACGACGCGAACCCGGACCCCGCGCTCGGCGGCCTGCATCACGTGCTCGAGCAGGAGGAGACCGCCGGGATCGGCGTACCAGACATAGTAGAGCATGTCGATCGACTGTTCGGCCGAGTCGACCATCGCCAGCCGCCAGAGCAAACCGTCCGAGTTGGGATCGACCGCTGCGAAGCCGGAGGCTCCGCTGCCGTGGAGGCGGGCGAATTTTGCTGCGTAGGAGGCAAGGCTGGTTGTCGGGTCGGGTGCAAGCGCAGCGCTCTGGGGTGGCGGCGGATAGTCGCTCGGCAGAGAAGCGCAGGCGACGCTCAGAAAGACCAGTACCGATGCGAGAAATCGAAGTCTGTTAGGCGAGTATTTCATTTCGGTTCATCTTAGCGCAGCTCCTGTCCATCACCGTCCGAAGCCAGACGATGCTGTTTCTCGAACCACCTGCGCGACCCGATCGTGACGACCTTCGATGTGCCACCGTCGAAGGCAATACCGGCGGATCTGGCACCGTGTCTGGCGAAGATCCTCCCGTACTTCTGCCCGTCGCGAAGGTGGACCCAACCGAGAATTTCAACGTTCTCTCCGATGAGATCGAGGTCTTCGACGGCCACGAAGCCTTTGCCGAAATCCAGGTCCATCGTGCCGTCGATACTCTTGGCGTTTCTCGTCAACGAGAGCCACTTCAACTGGTTGGTGAATTTCCTCAACAGAACCAGGACCGGCCACGTGTCATGCATTTTCAACCGAACGTGGCTGTCCAACGCCATCGGCGTACCGAAGGTCAAGACTCCTTCTTCGAACTCGAGATGGCCGTACCAGGGCTCGAGCTTCTCTTGCTGCTTCTCGGAGCCCCCGGTTTTCGTGATGTCGTCAAGTCGGAAGGTTGTGCCCGATATGTTGAACCGCCCGGTTGTCAGGTCCCCATCATTCAACGTTGCGTGAATCTCCAGATCCCCATGAATTGGGACCTCACGCCGTTTCAGAACGATGTCGTCCGCCATCAAATCCAAACTTCCCGACATGACGTGGCCACCATTCAACTCCAGGCGCCCCCCCAGCTCGCCAGTCCCCGACTCGACTGTGATCATGCCTTGCCCCGGCAGCAGGGGCTCGAAGGCATCGACATAGACCGCGAAGCCTTTTGAGTTCTGCCCAGCGAATTCCAGGATTCCCGATGTCCCGCCAAGAATCTCCGACATCTCGGCGC from Acidobacteriota bacterium harbors:
- a CDS encoding glycoside hydrolase, with the protein product MTNPTVDEGKPSVASAPDGHLFVAVDELGTGRILIYHSTDNGFSWSWLISFVHGSHSRNPALAYIENYGQKWLVFVYELVTSDSSRSLQAIRVDPDDTSNWSSTTIDGGIVWTTPANELHPQITTDFPDFTGGVYFYVTYAKPSIDYYPVFFARSTDQAETWSTPENITGGSENTGLESRPEIAYCANNDDVYVAFSKPGWTGSVWAPQIWVTSNVNYGATGAWGTPVQVTTSDRNDSDPAIAAAWDSNTIVVLNTTDYGAPDNDVQVSYSTDGGANWDWWGSMPGWTYEGESHVDVAASHVASGRFHAVYRHNLPNPDGGDVWYSWANFDSPTAWSNPVDVDQGSTVSGYDYYPRPAIGINPSLPPANEAAIAWTSYAGPFYDVYFDSPSLIFADGFESGDQSEWSSVVP
- a CDS encoding phospholipase D family protein, yielding MKYSPNRLRFLASVLVFLSVACASLPSDYPPPPQSAALAPDPTTSLASYAAKFARLHGSGASGFAAVDPNSDGLLWRLAMVDSAEQSIDMLYYVWYADPGGLLLLEHVMQAAERGVRVRVVVDDTLFLKGKQGLANLSAHPNIEIRIFNPWATKGISRGFESATNLNRLNHRMHNKLLIADNQMAILGGRNVGDHYFGLHHRYNFHDLDVVVLGDEATESSEIFDHFWSSDQVMAAEVFVKESSWAAIEPVRMKRLEELRQADELEMFPIERKDWSESLEDLVARMSPGSSTVEYDRLIPNSPAPTQDAVARLADIVAQAQREVLVVNAYIIPGERMMEIVRNATERGVRVRMLTNSLASNDVPAVTAKYKKYRRPFLEAGAELYEFRAHPEIQQGIVDTDPVTARFAGLHTKTAVVDRRFVYIGSLNLDPRSIQLNTEMGMIVDSPGLAAEVAAIAERDMDPANSWRVHLDETGELYWESTDGIVKKQPAQNSWQRFQLWVFGIVPEGQL